CATCACCGCTCGTCTCTGGATTAGTAAGCTTCTTTTCGGTGACAATACATCTCTTGTCTTGGTGATTTTTTTCAAGTCCTTATCATTCCCCTATTATCTGAAGAATAATTTCTCGATTTCTACTCTTAGTATCAAAATCCATTAGAATTATCTGTTGCCAAGAACCGAGAAGAAGGCTTTTGTTGGTAAAAGGAACAGTCAGACTTGGTCCTAAAAGAGTAGCTCGAACATGGCTTGCCCCATTATCATCTCCCCAAGTCTTATGATGTTCATATTCTAAGTGAGAATTAGCTATCATCTCTAATGTCTGGTTAACATCTTTAATTAAGTTAGGTTCATACTCAATAGTAGAAACAGAAGCCGTAGAACCAGAAACAAAGATAACTACTATTCCATCCTTTATTTTACCATCACTTATTAC
The sequence above is drawn from the bacterium genome and encodes:
- a CDS encoding secondary thiamine-phosphate synthase enzyme YjbQ, whose product is MVKTERISVKTRAGTDLVNITSLVSKVISDGKIKDGIVVIFVSGSTASVSTIEYEPNLIKDVNQTLEMIANSHLEYEHHKTWGDDNGASHVRATLLGPSLTVPFTNKSLLLGSWQQIILMDFDTKSRNREIILQIIGE